One region of Scophthalmus maximus strain ysfricsl-2021 chromosome 13, ASM2237912v1, whole genome shotgun sequence genomic DNA includes:
- the LOC118318783 gene encoding zinc finger protein GLIS1 isoform X1, with product MQNSPALFGMVSHCQAPVFTDFPGVALSVYSGGKADMCARRAGGAAFGAQMCRSPHDAAAHMNCGSPKRVGAAEPRAHLSAKTPRSCFSLAPMQVNGAYCTEKGADADLGDAQDSLMRCGQSLPLSVGGHSGGLYPQSLHCDRPTPDLLLQDGPHRDTRSSSAFQRTLSGVSPGLGCGSASAARSNLPYQIKQENSMGYKTSSTVSGVCNMSLAGFQICRAGQGLGVPRDGTVGAPHVSNNGSGVCSAGGVGRAASRDAVQSFNNEDGSSPLALSPTGSHHSARLLSANSLKRHCLSLASQSTAAAGTGSIAATSSPSATGAAAEEINITAIICSSSQKSMLACINGLRTNLSPSHTSSAGFSSSSSSSSTSPPSNSCSQDALQRPPPHGSPQLASVQESCQLSSPATCLLSLSSSSFTSSSSVSSVEPEQVQGQSQGLCDEQRSMLQGRGTGGTAGGGVGGSDGLGLLMSGALMSGTLHSGPEAGALLDGGQRSGAALKQEPLDDFSPSEDELFQHHYHHHLSGRAGHLHHPHHPPRPAMPPPYHLHQYVGPSPGGLLHNLSQQTAPASSLGPKQTSGGPPGSNTAPEQEEVVGRALGDKQVCRWIDCSAAYEQQEELVRHIEKVHIDQRKGEDFTCFWAGCIRRYKPFNARYKLLIHMRVHSGEKPNKCMFEGCNKAFSRLENLKIHLRSHTGEKPYLCQHPGCQKAFSNSSDRAKHQRTHLDTKPYACQIPGCTKRYTDPSSLRKHVKIHSAKEQQVRRKLRPCPHLEQDVLSECLSMQHLQSSTSSQHLFNGKDGHSPGLGQDIFTGLYTGSSTPHHSASVELLSPNPNPNPITATDLPSRQHRLDRDLGSPHHLSPLTAMDGTRDGVPGPLLSPGMKGTVTPPPPPPPPPLEKQHAHQKHYSHYHHHQSANDEYQGSFQSCFHFGDSYRMEQTVGGVHVPGDSHAYTSHQHNGFHMSTNNAGSAGFSLTQELQGNAGCQFSSSPEESIFFQVGNFDRSLSHMSSVYTET from the exons TAAATGGTGCCTACTGCACAGAGAAAGGTGCTGACGCTGACCTGGGTGACGCTCAGGACAGCCTGATGCGATGTGGGCAGAGCCTGCCACTGTCAGTGGGGGGTCATTCAGGGGGGCTTTACCCCCAGAGCCTCCACTGCGACAGACCTACCCCTGACCTCCTTCTGCAGGACGGCCCTCACCGAGACACCAG ATCTTCCTCTGCCTTCCAGAGGACCCTGTCAGGGGTCTCACCTGGCCTGGGCTGCGGCAGTGCCAGCGCAGCTCGCTCGAATCTCCCTTACCAAATCAAACAAGAGAACTCAATGGGTTATAAAACCTCCAGCACAGTGTCTGGGGTCTGTAACATGTCTCTGGCCGGGTTTCAGATCTGTAGAGCAGGACAAGGTTTGGGTGTGCCAAGGGACGGGACAGTTGGAGCTCCGCATGTTAGCAACAACGGTAGTGGCGTATGTTCAGCAGGCGGTGTAGGTAGGGCTGCGTCGAGAGACGCGGTGCAATCGTTCAATAATGAAGATGGCTCCTCCCCACTGGCTTTGTCTCCAACTGGCTCCCATCATTCAGCGCGGCTGCTGAGTGCGAACAGTCTGAAGAGACATTGCCTGTCCCTGGCCTCGCAgtctactgctgctgctggcaccGGCAGCATCGCTGCCACAAGCTCCCCGTCAGCTACTGGCGCTGCTGCCGAGGAGATCAATATCACCGCcatcatctgctcctcctcacagaAGTCGATGTTGGCATGCATCAACGGGTTACGTACTAACCTCTCACCCAGCCACACCAGCAGTGCcggcttctcctcctcttcctcctcctcttctacgtCCCCACCCTCTAACTCCTGCTCACAGGACGCCCTCCAGAGGCCCCCACCTCACGGCAGCCCCCAGCTAGCCTCGGTACAGGAGAGCTGTCAGCTGTCGTCACCGGCCACCTGCCTgctgtccctctcctcctcctccttcacgtcctcctcttcagtgTCATCGGTGGAGCCGGAGCAGGTCCAGGGGCAGAGCCAGGGGCTGTGTGACGAGCAGAGGTCCATGCTGCAGGGGCGGGGCACTGGAGGaacagcagggggaggagtgggaggtTCGGACGGGCTTGGGCTACTGATGAGTGGGGCCCTGATGTCTGGGACACTGCATTCGGGGCCTGAAGCTGGGGCCCTCCTGGATGGGGGCCAAAGATCAGGGGCCGCCCTCAAGCAGGAGCCCCTCGATGACTTCTCTCCCAGTGAGGACGAACTCTTTCAGCACCACTATCACCATCATCTGAGTGGTCGTGCTGGGCACCTTcatcacccccaccacccccctcgACCTGCCATGCCTCCGCCCTACCACCTGCACCAATACGTGGGGCCCAGCCCTGGGGGCCTGCTGCACAACCTGAGCCAGCAAACAGCACCAGCCTCTTCTCTGGGACCCAAACAAACCTCTGGAGGCCCTCCTGGATCCAACACAGCCCCTGAGCAGGAGGAGGTTGTCGGAAGAGCACTGGGTGACAAGCAGGTCTGTCGCTGGATTGACTGCAGTGCTGCGTacgagcagcaggaggagcttGTGAGGCACATTGAGAAGGTCCACATTGACCAGCGCAAAGGTGAAGACTTCACCTGTTTCTGGGCTGGCTGCATTCGCCGCTACAAGCCCTTCAACGCGCGCTACAAGCTACTCATTCACATGAGGGTCCACTCCGGAGAGAAGCCTAACAAGTGTATG TTCGAGGGCTGTAACAAAGCGTTTTCGCGCCTGGAGAACCTGAAGATCCACCTGAGGAGccacacaggagagaaaccgTACCTGTGCCAGCACCCCGGCTGCCAGAAAGCTTTCAGCAACTCCAGCGACCGTGCCAAGCATCAGCGCACTCACCTGGACACG AAACCGTATGCATGTCAGATCCCCGGCTGCACCAAGCGTTACACAGATCCCAGCTCCTTACGCAAACATGTCAAGATACACTCAGCCAAAGAGCAACAGGTGCGTAGGAAG cttcgGCCTTGCCCTCACCTGGAGCAGGATGTCCTGAGTGAATGTTTGTCCATGCAGCACCTTCAGAGCTCCACCTCGTCGCAGCACCTCTTCAATGGCAAAGATGGCCATTCTCCTGGACTGGGCCAAGACATCTTCACAG gccTGTACACTGGCTCCAGCACCCCCCATCACAGCGCCTCAGTGGAGCTCCTCTcccccaaccctaaccccaaccccaTCACCGCCACTGACCTGCCCTCACGACAACACCGACTAGACCGTGACCTCGGCAGCCCTCATCACCTGTCCCCACTGACTGCTATGGACGGCACGCGAGACGG GGTGCCGGGTCCCCTCCTGTCTCCGGGGATGAAGGGAACGgtgacgcctcctcctccacctccccctcctccgctgGAGAAACAGCATGCTCACCAAAAACACTACTCTCACTATCACCATCATCAGTCGGCTAACGACG AATACCAAGGCAGCTTTCAGAGCTGCTTCCATTTCGGAGACTCCTACAGGATGGAGCAGACGGTCGGTGGTGTCCACGTCCCAGGAGATTCTCACGCCTACACTTCCCATCAACACAATGGCTTCCACATGTCGACAAACAATGCCGGCTCTGCGG GCTTCAGCTTGACCCAGGAGCTGCAAGGAAACGCAGGGTGCCAGTTCTCTTCAAGCCCAGAGGAGAGCATTTTCTTCCAGGTGGGCAACTTCGACCGCAGCCTGAGCCACATGTCGTCTGTCTACACAGAGACATAG
- the LOC118318783 gene encoding zinc finger protein GLIS1 isoform X2, which translates to MQNSPALFGMVSHCQAPVFTDFPGVALSVYSGGKADMCARRAGGAAFGAQMCRSPHDAAAHMNCGSPKRVGAAEPRAHLSAKTPRSCFSLAPMQVNGAYCTEKGADADLGDAQDSLMRCGQSLPLSVGGHSGGLYPQSLHCDRPTPDLLLQDGPHRDTRSSSAFQRTLSGVSPGLGCGSASAARSNLPYQIKQENSMGYKTSSTVSGVCNMSLAGFQICRAGQGLGVPRDGTVGAPHVSNNGSGVCSAGGVGRAASRDAVQSFNNEDGSSPLALSPTGSHHSARLLSANSLKRHCLSLASQSTAAAGTGSIAATSSPSATGAAAEEINITAIICSSSQKSMLACINGLRTNLSPSHTSSAGFSSSSSSSSTSPPSNSCSQDALQRPPPHGSPQLASVQESCQLSSPATCLLSLSSSSFTSSSSVSSVEPEQVQGQSQGLCDEQRSMLQGRGTGGTAGGGVGGSDGLGLLMSGALMSGTLHSGPEAGALLDGGQRSGAALKQEPLDDFSPSEDELFQHHYHHHLSGRAGHLHHPHHPPRPAMPPPYHLHQYVGPSPGGLLHNLSQQTAPASSLGPKQTSGGPPGSNTAPEQEEVVGRALGDKQVCRWIDCSAAYEQQEELVRHIEKVHIDQRKGEDFTCFWAGCIRRYKPFNARYKLLIHMRVHSGEKPNKCMFEGCNKAFSRLENLKIHLRSHTGEKPYLCQHPGCQKAFSNSSDRAKHQRTHLDTKPYACQIPGCTKRYTDPSSLRKHVKIHSAKEQQLRPCPHLEQDVLSECLSMQHLQSSTSSQHLFNGKDGHSPGLGQDIFTGLYTGSSTPHHSASVELLSPNPNPNPITATDLPSRQHRLDRDLGSPHHLSPLTAMDGTRDGVPGPLLSPGMKGTVTPPPPPPPPPLEKQHAHQKHYSHYHHHQSANDEYQGSFQSCFHFGDSYRMEQTVGGVHVPGDSHAYTSHQHNGFHMSTNNAGSAGFSLTQELQGNAGCQFSSSPEESIFFQVGNFDRSLSHMSSVYTET; encoded by the exons TAAATGGTGCCTACTGCACAGAGAAAGGTGCTGACGCTGACCTGGGTGACGCTCAGGACAGCCTGATGCGATGTGGGCAGAGCCTGCCACTGTCAGTGGGGGGTCATTCAGGGGGGCTTTACCCCCAGAGCCTCCACTGCGACAGACCTACCCCTGACCTCCTTCTGCAGGACGGCCCTCACCGAGACACCAG ATCTTCCTCTGCCTTCCAGAGGACCCTGTCAGGGGTCTCACCTGGCCTGGGCTGCGGCAGTGCCAGCGCAGCTCGCTCGAATCTCCCTTACCAAATCAAACAAGAGAACTCAATGGGTTATAAAACCTCCAGCACAGTGTCTGGGGTCTGTAACATGTCTCTGGCCGGGTTTCAGATCTGTAGAGCAGGACAAGGTTTGGGTGTGCCAAGGGACGGGACAGTTGGAGCTCCGCATGTTAGCAACAACGGTAGTGGCGTATGTTCAGCAGGCGGTGTAGGTAGGGCTGCGTCGAGAGACGCGGTGCAATCGTTCAATAATGAAGATGGCTCCTCCCCACTGGCTTTGTCTCCAACTGGCTCCCATCATTCAGCGCGGCTGCTGAGTGCGAACAGTCTGAAGAGACATTGCCTGTCCCTGGCCTCGCAgtctactgctgctgctggcaccGGCAGCATCGCTGCCACAAGCTCCCCGTCAGCTACTGGCGCTGCTGCCGAGGAGATCAATATCACCGCcatcatctgctcctcctcacagaAGTCGATGTTGGCATGCATCAACGGGTTACGTACTAACCTCTCACCCAGCCACACCAGCAGTGCcggcttctcctcctcttcctcctcctcttctacgtCCCCACCCTCTAACTCCTGCTCACAGGACGCCCTCCAGAGGCCCCCACCTCACGGCAGCCCCCAGCTAGCCTCGGTACAGGAGAGCTGTCAGCTGTCGTCACCGGCCACCTGCCTgctgtccctctcctcctcctccttcacgtcctcctcttcagtgTCATCGGTGGAGCCGGAGCAGGTCCAGGGGCAGAGCCAGGGGCTGTGTGACGAGCAGAGGTCCATGCTGCAGGGGCGGGGCACTGGAGGaacagcagggggaggagtgggaggtTCGGACGGGCTTGGGCTACTGATGAGTGGGGCCCTGATGTCTGGGACACTGCATTCGGGGCCTGAAGCTGGGGCCCTCCTGGATGGGGGCCAAAGATCAGGGGCCGCCCTCAAGCAGGAGCCCCTCGATGACTTCTCTCCCAGTGAGGACGAACTCTTTCAGCACCACTATCACCATCATCTGAGTGGTCGTGCTGGGCACCTTcatcacccccaccacccccctcgACCTGCCATGCCTCCGCCCTACCACCTGCACCAATACGTGGGGCCCAGCCCTGGGGGCCTGCTGCACAACCTGAGCCAGCAAACAGCACCAGCCTCTTCTCTGGGACCCAAACAAACCTCTGGAGGCCCTCCTGGATCCAACACAGCCCCTGAGCAGGAGGAGGTTGTCGGAAGAGCACTGGGTGACAAGCAGGTCTGTCGCTGGATTGACTGCAGTGCTGCGTacgagcagcaggaggagcttGTGAGGCACATTGAGAAGGTCCACATTGACCAGCGCAAAGGTGAAGACTTCACCTGTTTCTGGGCTGGCTGCATTCGCCGCTACAAGCCCTTCAACGCGCGCTACAAGCTACTCATTCACATGAGGGTCCACTCCGGAGAGAAGCCTAACAAGTGTATG TTCGAGGGCTGTAACAAAGCGTTTTCGCGCCTGGAGAACCTGAAGATCCACCTGAGGAGccacacaggagagaaaccgTACCTGTGCCAGCACCCCGGCTGCCAGAAAGCTTTCAGCAACTCCAGCGACCGTGCCAAGCATCAGCGCACTCACCTGGACACG AAACCGTATGCATGTCAGATCCCCGGCTGCACCAAGCGTTACACAGATCCCAGCTCCTTACGCAAACATGTCAAGATACACTCAGCCAAAGAGCAACAG cttcgGCCTTGCCCTCACCTGGAGCAGGATGTCCTGAGTGAATGTTTGTCCATGCAGCACCTTCAGAGCTCCACCTCGTCGCAGCACCTCTTCAATGGCAAAGATGGCCATTCTCCTGGACTGGGCCAAGACATCTTCACAG gccTGTACACTGGCTCCAGCACCCCCCATCACAGCGCCTCAGTGGAGCTCCTCTcccccaaccctaaccccaaccccaTCACCGCCACTGACCTGCCCTCACGACAACACCGACTAGACCGTGACCTCGGCAGCCCTCATCACCTGTCCCCACTGACTGCTATGGACGGCACGCGAGACGG GGTGCCGGGTCCCCTCCTGTCTCCGGGGATGAAGGGAACGgtgacgcctcctcctccacctccccctcctccgctgGAGAAACAGCATGCTCACCAAAAACACTACTCTCACTATCACCATCATCAGTCGGCTAACGACG AATACCAAGGCAGCTTTCAGAGCTGCTTCCATTTCGGAGACTCCTACAGGATGGAGCAGACGGTCGGTGGTGTCCACGTCCCAGGAGATTCTCACGCCTACACTTCCCATCAACACAATGGCTTCCACATGTCGACAAACAATGCCGGCTCTGCGG GCTTCAGCTTGACCCAGGAGCTGCAAGGAAACGCAGGGTGCCAGTTCTCTTCAAGCCCAGAGGAGAGCATTTTCTTCCAGGTGGGCAACTTCGACCGCAGCCTGAGCCACATGTCGTCTGTCTACACAGAGACATAG